Proteins from a genomic interval of Harpia harpyja isolate bHarHar1 chromosome 7, bHarHar1 primary haplotype, whole genome shotgun sequence:
- the LRRFIP1 gene encoding leucine-rich repeat flightless-interacting protein 1 isoform X27, which yields MEDTAADCLSPAARQQAEARLAAKRAARAEAREIRMKELERQQKEPSEYSCYLGSGSRASSRASSARASPVIEERPEKDFEKGARTVSSLSAATLASLGGTSSRRGSGDTSISADTEASIREIKDIYELKDQIQDVEGKYMQGLKEMKDSLAEVEEKYKKAMVSNAQLDNEKTNFMYQVDTLKDALLELEEQLAESRRQYEEKSKEFEREKHAHNILQFQFMEIKEALKQREEMLAEIQQLQQKQQSYVREISDLQETIEWKDKKIGALERQKDFFDSIRSERDDLRDEVVVLKEQLKKHGIIPDSDIATNGETSDILDNEGHLDSSKTVPGTTLALKAGGDGTLGKANEVDMKNEFLKDMGKREILQNTEREEHKEESEEQEVQTLHADENAKAEKMVEERDALSTVMLPDSRFTEQIQSLTERVSGSTSSNDDGDPDDLRKVTESAGTAVQQPASMEAEHHDLNARTNQNLEVGSLQGHQIFETPQEMPSDLGTEHELEKAALKWEEREDLKTSHALNGNEIDQEATITSESCELVSNQAGLPEVPVAGSLNEEVNLESHTKGLQHSEESAENKVTNVLQEKFFESKDCLEGRIDKTGGDRGEEENEVGIAVQGQMGEMESVGLEGKESCESGVPADTSENKGGGDQACIQPFSSEDSPSASSEGQNKLDKTDLENAMAEKDGQQEELIEELEMCSDSAETGEQDKASVEAVGGISEVKGSMLHQAEPDTDIVKEVTTQETSLDPSLLDDEIKESELETGDESGKGKESRIEWVEDSKPRAEVQTIHCSEETTGDTVGEKNIPLEGEVQNVVEQEEGESKEESTVDVSVTTENKVDKEALKENEQELELVDHHGGGFASEESADNSLAQKAEQDEDVSEQVKLEAQVEERLEDDGDAFDFDEESKQILETDEKCDGEKADTQKEEGGGVNGAVGKTAQTDEAGERTDKIETEDALTEDDSLQHKKGDEPEETGCLQGEASWKTDEKTDVIEDEIKSSDSNKVEKIADENVLEQDLESAGNNRDESKEDLQGGRRGRGKPRDDCIIS from the exons CCTTCTGAGTACAGCTGCTACCTTGGTTCAGGATCTCGGGCATCCTCAAGAGCCAGCTCTGCTCGGGCCAGTCCAGTG ATTGAGGAAAGGCCAGAAAAAGACTTTGAGAAG GGAGCACGTACTGTTTCAAGTTTATCAGCAGCTACCTTAGCTTCTCTGGGCGGGACTTCTTCACGAAGAGGCAGTGGGGATACATCTATCTCAGCTGATACAGAGGCATCTATTAGAGAAATAAAG GATATCTATGAGTTAAAGGACCAGATTCAGGATGTAGAAGGCAAATACATGCAGGGACTGAAAGAAATGAAG GACTCTCTAGCCGAAGTCgaagagaaatacaaaaaggCTATGGTGTCAAATGCTCAACTAGacaatgaaaaaacaaatttCATGTACCAAGTAGATACCCTGAAGGATGCGCTCTTAGAGTTAGAAGAACAGCTGGCAGAATCCAGGcggcaatatgaagaaaaaagtaaa GAATTTGAGAGGGAGAAGCATGCTCATAACATATTGCAGTTTCAGTTCATGGAAATCAAAGAGGCTttgaagcaaagagaagaaatgcttGCA GAAATCCAGCAGCtgcaacagaaacagcagagctATGTCAGGGAAATTTCTGATCTTCAGGAGACAATAgaatggaaagacaaaaaaataggG GCATTAGAGAGGCAGAAAGATTTCTTTGATTCCATAAGGAGTGAGCGGGATGACCTTAGAGATGAAGTGGTTGTGCTGAAGGAGCAACTGAAG AAACATGGCATAATCCCAGACTCTGACATAGCCACCAATGGGGAGACATCAGACATTCTTGATAATGAAGGACACTTGGATTCTTCCAAAACTGTTCCAGGCACAACTCTGGCATtaaaggcaggaggggatgggacGCTAG GCAAAGCCAATGAAGTGGACATGAAAAATGAGTTTTTGAAGGATATGGGGAAAAGAGAAATCTTGCAGAATACTGAGCGTGAGGAACACAAAGAGGAGTCTGAGGAGCAGGAAGTACAGACATTGCATGCTGATGaaaatgcaaaggcagaaaaaatggtTGAAGAACGTGATGCCCTGTCAACAGTGATGTTACCAGATAGTAGGTTTACAGAACAGATTCAAAGCCTTACAGAACGTGTATCAGGGAGCACTTCTTCAAATGATGATGGTGATCCAGATGATTTAAGAAAGGTGACAGAGTCTGCAGGCACAGCAGTCCAGCAGCCTGCTAGTATGGAGGCTGAACACCATGACTTAAATGCCAGGACAAATCAGAACTTGGAGGTGGGCTCTCTGCAAGGTCATCAGATTTTTGAGACTCCTCAGGAAATGCCTAGTGACTTAGGTACAGAGCATGAACTGGAAAAAGCTGCACTCAAATGGGAAGAACGAGAGGATCTTAAAACTAGCCATGCCCTGAATGGTAATGAAATAGATCAGGAAGCCACCATTACAAGTGAGAGCTGTGAGTTGGTTTCTAACCAGGCAGGGCTACCAGAGGTTCCAGTAGCAGGCTCACTTAATGAAGAGGTAAACTTGGAGAGTCACACCAAGGGACTCCAGCACTCAGAAGAAAGTGCTGAAAACAAGGTTACAAATGTCTTGCAGGAAAagttttttgaaagcaaagactGCCTTGAGGGAAGAATTGATAAAACGGGAGGTGATagaggtgaagaagaaaatgaggttGGGATTGCAGTTCAGGGTCAGATGGGGGAAATGGAATCTGTGGGTTTGGAGGGGAAGGAGTCATGTGAAAGCGGTGTCCCAGCAGATACAAGTGAAAACAAAGGTGGAGGAGATCAGGCATGCATCCAACCATTTTCTTCAGAGGACAGTCCTTCAGCATCATCAGAGGGACAAAATAAGCTAGATAAAACTGACCTTGAAAATGCTATGGCTGAGAAGGACGGACAGCAGGAAGAACTAATAGAAGAGTTGGAAATGTGTTCAGATTCTGCAGAAACAGGTGAGCAAGATAAGGCATCTGTGGAGGCTGTAGGTGGTATTAGTGAGGTAAAAGGAAGCATGCTGCATCAGGCAGAGCCAGACACAGACATTGTGAAAGAGGTGACGACTCAGGAAACCAGTTTAGACCCAAGTCTTTTAGATGATGAAATTAAGGAGTCAGAATTGGAAACAGGGGATGAgtctgggaaaggaaaggaaagtagGATAGAATGGGTAGAAGATTCAAAACCAAGGGCAGAAGTTCAAACAATTCATTGTAGTGAAGAAACAACGGGTGATACagtgggagagaaaaatattcctttaGAAGGTGAAGTGCAGAATGTAGTTGAACAAGAGGAAGGTGAATCTAAAGAGGAGTCAACTGTAGATGTTAGTGTAACTACTGAAAACAAAGTTGATAAAGaagcactgaaagaaaatgagcaagaGTTAGAGCTTGTGGACCACCATGGTGGTGGATTTGCTTCTGAGGAAAGTGCAGATAATTCCCTGGCACAGAAAGCTGAGCAGGATGAAGATGTTAGTGAACAAGTTAAATTGGAGGCTCAAGTAGAGGAAAGACTGGAAGATGATGGTGATGCATTTGATTTTGATGAAGAGTCAAAACAGATACTAGAAACTGATGAAAAATGTGATGGAGAGAAAGCTGATACACAGAAAGAAGAGGGTGGTGGAGTAAATGGTGCTGTTGGAAAAACTGCCCAAACAGATGAAGCTGGAGAAAGAACAGACAAAATAGAAACTGAAGATGCCTTGACTGAAGATGACAGCTTGCAGCATAAAAAAGGAGATGAGCCTGAAGAAACAGGGTGCTTGCAAGGGGAAGCATCATGGAAAACTGATGAGAAGACTGATGTGATAGAAGATGAAATCAAATCATCAGATTCtaacaaagtggaaaaaatagcagatgaaaatgttttggaaCAGGATTTGGAAAGTGCTGGCAATAACAGGGATGAAAGCAAGGAGGATTTGCAGGGTGGCAGAAGGGGTAGGGGTAAACCCAGAGATGACTGTATAATATCATAA
- the LRRFIP1 gene encoding leucine-rich repeat flightless-interacting protein 1 isoform X32 yields the protein MGTQGAGRKRLPNRERLTAEDDALNQIAREAEARLAAKRAARAEAREIRMKELERQQKEEDSERYSRRARRNASASDEDERMSVGSRGSLRIEERPEKDFEKGARTVSSLSAATLASLGGTSSRRGSGDTSISADTEASIREIKDIYELKDQIQDVEGKYMQGLKEMKDSLAEVEEKYKKAMVSNAQLDNEKTNFMYQVDTLKDALLELEEQLAESRRQYEEKSKEFEREKHAHNILQFQFMEIKEALKQREEMLAKHGIIPDSDIATNGETSDILDNEGHLDSSKTVPGTTLALKAGGDGTLGKANEVDMKNEFLKDMGKREILQNTEREEHKEESEEQEVQTLHADENAKAEKMVEERDALSTVMLPDSRFTEQIQSLTERVSGSTSSNDDGDPDDLRKVTESAGTAVQQPASMEAEHHDLNARTNQNLEVGSLQGHQIFETPQEMPSDLGTEHELEKAALKWEEREDLKTSHALNGNEIDQEATITSESCELVSNQAGLPEVPVAGSLNEEVNLESHTKGLQHSEESAENKVTNVLQEKFFESKDCLEGRIDKTGGDRGEEENEVGIAVQGQMGEMESVGLEGKESCESGVPADTSENKGGGDQACIQPFSSEDSPSASSEGQNKLDKTDLENAMAEKDGQQEELIEELEMCSDSAETGEQDKASVEAVGGISEVKGSMLHQAEPDTDIVKEVTTQETSLDPSLLDDEIKESELETGDESGKGKESRIEWVEDSKPRAEVQTIHCSEETTGDTVGEKNIPLEGEVQNVVEQEEGESKEESTVDVSVTTENKVDKEALKENEQELELVDHHGGGFASEESADNSLAQKAEQDEDVSEQVKLEAQVEERLEDDGDAFDFDEESKQILETDEKCDGEKADTQKEEGGGVNGAVGKTAQTDEAGERTDKIETEDALTEDDSLQHKKGDEPEETGCLQGEASWKTDEKTDVIEDEIKSSDSNKVEKIADENVLEQDLESAGNNRDESKEDLQGGRRGRGKPRDDCIIS from the exons ATTGAGGAAAGGCCAGAAAAAGACTTTGAGAAG GGAGCACGTACTGTTTCAAGTTTATCAGCAGCTACCTTAGCTTCTCTGGGCGGGACTTCTTCACGAAGAGGCAGTGGGGATACATCTATCTCAGCTGATACAGAGGCATCTATTAGAGAAATAAAG GATATCTATGAGTTAAAGGACCAGATTCAGGATGTAGAAGGCAAATACATGCAGGGACTGAAAGAAATGAAG GACTCTCTAGCCGAAGTCgaagagaaatacaaaaaggCTATGGTGTCAAATGCTCAACTAGacaatgaaaaaacaaatttCATGTACCAAGTAGATACCCTGAAGGATGCGCTCTTAGAGTTAGAAGAACAGCTGGCAGAATCCAGGcggcaatatgaagaaaaaagtaaa GAATTTGAGAGGGAGAAGCATGCTCATAACATATTGCAGTTTCAGTTCATGGAAATCAAAGAGGCTttgaagcaaagagaagaaatgcttGCA AAACATGGCATAATCCCAGACTCTGACATAGCCACCAATGGGGAGACATCAGACATTCTTGATAATGAAGGACACTTGGATTCTTCCAAAACTGTTCCAGGCACAACTCTGGCATtaaaggcaggaggggatgggacGCTAG GCAAAGCCAATGAAGTGGACATGAAAAATGAGTTTTTGAAGGATATGGGGAAAAGAGAAATCTTGCAGAATACTGAGCGTGAGGAACACAAAGAGGAGTCTGAGGAGCAGGAAGTACAGACATTGCATGCTGATGaaaatgcaaaggcagaaaaaatggtTGAAGAACGTGATGCCCTGTCAACAGTGATGTTACCAGATAGTAGGTTTACAGAACAGATTCAAAGCCTTACAGAACGTGTATCAGGGAGCACTTCTTCAAATGATGATGGTGATCCAGATGATTTAAGAAAGGTGACAGAGTCTGCAGGCACAGCAGTCCAGCAGCCTGCTAGTATGGAGGCTGAACACCATGACTTAAATGCCAGGACAAATCAGAACTTGGAGGTGGGCTCTCTGCAAGGTCATCAGATTTTTGAGACTCCTCAGGAAATGCCTAGTGACTTAGGTACAGAGCATGAACTGGAAAAAGCTGCACTCAAATGGGAAGAACGAGAGGATCTTAAAACTAGCCATGCCCTGAATGGTAATGAAATAGATCAGGAAGCCACCATTACAAGTGAGAGCTGTGAGTTGGTTTCTAACCAGGCAGGGCTACCAGAGGTTCCAGTAGCAGGCTCACTTAATGAAGAGGTAAACTTGGAGAGTCACACCAAGGGACTCCAGCACTCAGAAGAAAGTGCTGAAAACAAGGTTACAAATGTCTTGCAGGAAAagttttttgaaagcaaagactGCCTTGAGGGAAGAATTGATAAAACGGGAGGTGATagaggtgaagaagaaaatgaggttGGGATTGCAGTTCAGGGTCAGATGGGGGAAATGGAATCTGTGGGTTTGGAGGGGAAGGAGTCATGTGAAAGCGGTGTCCCAGCAGATACAAGTGAAAACAAAGGTGGAGGAGATCAGGCATGCATCCAACCATTTTCTTCAGAGGACAGTCCTTCAGCATCATCAGAGGGACAAAATAAGCTAGATAAAACTGACCTTGAAAATGCTATGGCTGAGAAGGACGGACAGCAGGAAGAACTAATAGAAGAGTTGGAAATGTGTTCAGATTCTGCAGAAACAGGTGAGCAAGATAAGGCATCTGTGGAGGCTGTAGGTGGTATTAGTGAGGTAAAAGGAAGCATGCTGCATCAGGCAGAGCCAGACACAGACATTGTGAAAGAGGTGACGACTCAGGAAACCAGTTTAGACCCAAGTCTTTTAGATGATGAAATTAAGGAGTCAGAATTGGAAACAGGGGATGAgtctgggaaaggaaaggaaagtagGATAGAATGGGTAGAAGATTCAAAACCAAGGGCAGAAGTTCAAACAATTCATTGTAGTGAAGAAACAACGGGTGATACagtgggagagaaaaatattcctttaGAAGGTGAAGTGCAGAATGTAGTTGAACAAGAGGAAGGTGAATCTAAAGAGGAGTCAACTGTAGATGTTAGTGTAACTACTGAAAACAAAGTTGATAAAGaagcactgaaagaaaatgagcaagaGTTAGAGCTTGTGGACCACCATGGTGGTGGATTTGCTTCTGAGGAAAGTGCAGATAATTCCCTGGCACAGAAAGCTGAGCAGGATGAAGATGTTAGTGAACAAGTTAAATTGGAGGCTCAAGTAGAGGAAAGACTGGAAGATGATGGTGATGCATTTGATTTTGATGAAGAGTCAAAACAGATACTAGAAACTGATGAAAAATGTGATGGAGAGAAAGCTGATACACAGAAAGAAGAGGGTGGTGGAGTAAATGGTGCTGTTGGAAAAACTGCCCAAACAGATGAAGCTGGAGAAAGAACAGACAAAATAGAAACTGAAGATGCCTTGACTGAAGATGACAGCTTGCAGCATAAAAAAGGAGATGAGCCTGAAGAAACAGGGTGCTTGCAAGGGGAAGCATCATGGAAAACTGATGAGAAGACTGATGTGATAGAAGATGAAATCAAATCATCAGATTCtaacaaagtggaaaaaatagcagatgaaaatgttttggaaCAGGATTTGGAAAGTGCTGGCAATAACAGGGATGAAAGCAAGGAGGATTTGCAGGGTGGCAGAAGGGGTAGGGGTAAACCCAGAGATGACTGTATAATATCATAA
- the LRRFIP1 gene encoding leucine-rich repeat flightless-interacting protein 1 isoform X29, whose product MEDTAADCLSPAARQQAEARLAAKRAARAEAREIRMKELERQQKEIEERPEKDFEKGARTVSSLSAATLASLGGTSSRRGSGDTSISADTEASIREIKDIYELKDQIQDVEGKYMQGLKEMKDSLAEVEEKYKKAMVSNAQLDNEKTNFMYQVDTLKDALLELEEQLAESRRQYEEKSKEFEREKHAHNILQFQFMEIKEALKQREEMLAEIQQLQQKQQSYVREISDLQETIEWKDKKIGALERQKDFFDSIRSERDDLRDEVVVLKEQLKKHGIIPDSDIATNGETSDILDNEGHLDSSKTVPGTTLALKAGGDGTLGKANEVDMKNEFLKDMGKREILQNTEREEHKEESEEQEVQTLHADENAKAEKMVEERDALSTVMLPDSRFTEQIQSLTERVSGSTSSNDDGDPDDLRKVTESAGTAVQQPASMEAEHHDLNARTNQNLEVGSLQGHQIFETPQEMPSDLGTEHELEKAALKWEEREDLKTSHALNGNEIDQEATITSESCELVSNQAGLPEVPVAGSLNEEVNLESHTKGLQHSEESAENKVTNVLQEKFFESKDCLEGRIDKTGGDRGEEENEVGIAVQGQMGEMESVGLEGKESCESGVPADTSENKGGGDQACIQPFSSEDSPSASSEGQNKLDKTDLENAMAEKDGQQEELIEELEMCSDSAETGEQDKASVEAVGGISEVKGSMLHQAEPDTDIVKEVTTQETSLDPSLLDDEIKESELETGDESGKGKESRIEWVEDSKPRAEVQTIHCSEETTGDTVGEKNIPLEGEVQNVVEQEEGESKEESTVDVSVTTENKVDKEALKENEQELELVDHHGGGFASEESADNSLAQKAEQDEDVSEQVKLEAQVEERLEDDGDAFDFDEESKQILETDEKCDGEKADTQKEEGGGVNGAVGKTAQTDEAGERTDKIETEDALTEDDSLQHKKGDEPEETGCLQGEASWKTDEKTDVIEDEIKSSDSNKVEKIADENVLEQDLESAGNNRDESKEDLQGGRRGRGKPRDDCIIS is encoded by the exons ATTGAGGAAAGGCCAGAAAAAGACTTTGAGAAG GGAGCACGTACTGTTTCAAGTTTATCAGCAGCTACCTTAGCTTCTCTGGGCGGGACTTCTTCACGAAGAGGCAGTGGGGATACATCTATCTCAGCTGATACAGAGGCATCTATTAGAGAAATAAAG GATATCTATGAGTTAAAGGACCAGATTCAGGATGTAGAAGGCAAATACATGCAGGGACTGAAAGAAATGAAG GACTCTCTAGCCGAAGTCgaagagaaatacaaaaaggCTATGGTGTCAAATGCTCAACTAGacaatgaaaaaacaaatttCATGTACCAAGTAGATACCCTGAAGGATGCGCTCTTAGAGTTAGAAGAACAGCTGGCAGAATCCAGGcggcaatatgaagaaaaaagtaaa GAATTTGAGAGGGAGAAGCATGCTCATAACATATTGCAGTTTCAGTTCATGGAAATCAAAGAGGCTttgaagcaaagagaagaaatgcttGCA GAAATCCAGCAGCtgcaacagaaacagcagagctATGTCAGGGAAATTTCTGATCTTCAGGAGACAATAgaatggaaagacaaaaaaataggG GCATTAGAGAGGCAGAAAGATTTCTTTGATTCCATAAGGAGTGAGCGGGATGACCTTAGAGATGAAGTGGTTGTGCTGAAGGAGCAACTGAAG AAACATGGCATAATCCCAGACTCTGACATAGCCACCAATGGGGAGACATCAGACATTCTTGATAATGAAGGACACTTGGATTCTTCCAAAACTGTTCCAGGCACAACTCTGGCATtaaaggcaggaggggatgggacGCTAG GCAAAGCCAATGAAGTGGACATGAAAAATGAGTTTTTGAAGGATATGGGGAAAAGAGAAATCTTGCAGAATACTGAGCGTGAGGAACACAAAGAGGAGTCTGAGGAGCAGGAAGTACAGACATTGCATGCTGATGaaaatgcaaaggcagaaaaaatggtTGAAGAACGTGATGCCCTGTCAACAGTGATGTTACCAGATAGTAGGTTTACAGAACAGATTCAAAGCCTTACAGAACGTGTATCAGGGAGCACTTCTTCAAATGATGATGGTGATCCAGATGATTTAAGAAAGGTGACAGAGTCTGCAGGCACAGCAGTCCAGCAGCCTGCTAGTATGGAGGCTGAACACCATGACTTAAATGCCAGGACAAATCAGAACTTGGAGGTGGGCTCTCTGCAAGGTCATCAGATTTTTGAGACTCCTCAGGAAATGCCTAGTGACTTAGGTACAGAGCATGAACTGGAAAAAGCTGCACTCAAATGGGAAGAACGAGAGGATCTTAAAACTAGCCATGCCCTGAATGGTAATGAAATAGATCAGGAAGCCACCATTACAAGTGAGAGCTGTGAGTTGGTTTCTAACCAGGCAGGGCTACCAGAGGTTCCAGTAGCAGGCTCACTTAATGAAGAGGTAAACTTGGAGAGTCACACCAAGGGACTCCAGCACTCAGAAGAAAGTGCTGAAAACAAGGTTACAAATGTCTTGCAGGAAAagttttttgaaagcaaagactGCCTTGAGGGAAGAATTGATAAAACGGGAGGTGATagaggtgaagaagaaaatgaggttGGGATTGCAGTTCAGGGTCAGATGGGGGAAATGGAATCTGTGGGTTTGGAGGGGAAGGAGTCATGTGAAAGCGGTGTCCCAGCAGATACAAGTGAAAACAAAGGTGGAGGAGATCAGGCATGCATCCAACCATTTTCTTCAGAGGACAGTCCTTCAGCATCATCAGAGGGACAAAATAAGCTAGATAAAACTGACCTTGAAAATGCTATGGCTGAGAAGGACGGACAGCAGGAAGAACTAATAGAAGAGTTGGAAATGTGTTCAGATTCTGCAGAAACAGGTGAGCAAGATAAGGCATCTGTGGAGGCTGTAGGTGGTATTAGTGAGGTAAAAGGAAGCATGCTGCATCAGGCAGAGCCAGACACAGACATTGTGAAAGAGGTGACGACTCAGGAAACCAGTTTAGACCCAAGTCTTTTAGATGATGAAATTAAGGAGTCAGAATTGGAAACAGGGGATGAgtctgggaaaggaaaggaaagtagGATAGAATGGGTAGAAGATTCAAAACCAAGGGCAGAAGTTCAAACAATTCATTGTAGTGAAGAAACAACGGGTGATACagtgggagagaaaaatattcctttaGAAGGTGAAGTGCAGAATGTAGTTGAACAAGAGGAAGGTGAATCTAAAGAGGAGTCAACTGTAGATGTTAGTGTAACTACTGAAAACAAAGTTGATAAAGaagcactgaaagaaaatgagcaagaGTTAGAGCTTGTGGACCACCATGGTGGTGGATTTGCTTCTGAGGAAAGTGCAGATAATTCCCTGGCACAGAAAGCTGAGCAGGATGAAGATGTTAGTGAACAAGTTAAATTGGAGGCTCAAGTAGAGGAAAGACTGGAAGATGATGGTGATGCATTTGATTTTGATGAAGAGTCAAAACAGATACTAGAAACTGATGAAAAATGTGATGGAGAGAAAGCTGATACACAGAAAGAAGAGGGTGGTGGAGTAAATGGTGCTGTTGGAAAAACTGCCCAAACAGATGAAGCTGGAGAAAGAACAGACAAAATAGAAACTGAAGATGCCTTGACTGAAGATGACAGCTTGCAGCATAAAAAAGGAGATGAGCCTGAAGAAACAGGGTGCTTGCAAGGGGAAGCATCATGGAAAACTGATGAGAAGACTGATGTGATAGAAGATGAAATCAAATCATCAGATTCtaacaaagtggaaaaaatagcagatgaaaatgttttggaaCAGGATTTGGAAAGTGCTGGCAATAACAGGGATGAAAGCAAGGAGGATTTGCAGGGTGGCAGAAGGGGTAGGGGTAAACCCAGAGATGACTGTATAATATCATAA